The following are from one region of the Magallana gigas chromosome 4, xbMagGiga1.1, whole genome shotgun sequence genome:
- the LOC117681976 gene encoding steroid 17-alpha-hydroxylase/17,20 lyase isoform X1: MLEYLLCVAVISACILIAFQSYTGAKNGPPGPKGYPFFGVIFEVDVFRLHEKLYEWTQQYGDVFQFQMLGKKFLCINSVEVLRETFLQEPCATINAYRSPTFTGKYLLKNYSDVIFASPSSLWEKRRKFVYRLLHTYGEGITSLENQVLQNLIRFKGKIRQNISKDVNPFEIVDEFILSTIETLIIGRSFGKEGPLQPLLKLEEELANRLANPGTDGVLRAFPFLRFLPLPMSSIYHEAKSVHQQLLDKLETLSKEDCEDTGIYHTMKKALKERDENGNAWFNDDNIYGVLFNISGAAYLTTRGTLLSAINILAKRLELQNSLQREVDSVIGRNREPRLSDRKKCPLMEAVVMETLRYISHVPLLVLHANSQSTTIGGYSVEKDTVIIPNSWTMHHSEKYWDEPFSFKPERFLDEDGQLLPATDPVRKRFASFGLGKRSCIGEVFAKSRIFLFLSSLMQMATIAEPEGKRLPDLDPRKMIPGIVLQPQEYEVRFLMR; this comes from the exons ATGTTGGAGTACCTGTTGTGCGTGGCGGTTATATCAGCTTGTATTCTTATCGCCTTTCAATCTTACACCGGAGCTAAAAATGGTCCCCCTGGACCCAAAGGATATCCTTTTTTTGGTGTGATCTTTGAAGTCGACGTCTTTAGGTTGCACGAGAAATTGTATGAATGGACACAACAGTATGGGGATGTTTTCCAGTTTCAAATGCTCGGCAAGAAATTTCTCTGTATCAATTCAGTTGAGGTGTTGCGAGAGACTTTTTTGCAAGAACCATGTGCTACAATTAACGCTTATAGGTCCCCGACGTTTACtggaaaatatttattaaaaaattattcagaTGTTATATTCGCATCACCAAGCTCGCTCTGGGAAAAACGAAGAAAATTTGTTTATCGTCTGCTCCATACATACGGAGAGGGAATAACGTCACTTGAAAATCAAGTATTGCAAAATCTGATTcgttttaaaggaaaaatacgtcaaaacatttcaaaagacGTAAATCCATTTGAAATTGTGGATGAATTTATACTAAGTACTATAGAAACGCTG ATCATTGGTCGGAGTTTTGGTAAAGAAGGTCCCTTGCAACCTTTGCTTAAATTGGAGGAGGAATTAGCAAATCGTCTTGCTAATCCAGGAACGGATGGAGTACTGAGGGCTTTCCCCTTCCTACGTTTTCTCCCTCTTCCAATGTCATCAATCTATCATGAAGCTAAAAGCGTACATCAGCAACTTTTGGATAAACTAGAGACCTTATCG AAAGAGGATTGTGAAGACACAGGGATATATCATACCATGAAGAAAGCATTGAAGGAAAGAGATGAAAATGGGAACGCATGGTTCAATGATGATAATATATATGGAgttctttttaatatttcaggAGCAG CATATTTAACAACAAGGGGAACTCTCCTATCCGCCATCAATATCCTTGCAAAAAGATTGGAACTACAGAATTCATTGCAGAGAGAAGTAGACAGTGTCATTGGACGGAACCGGGAACCTAGACTTTCAGACCGGAAGAAGTGTCCACTGATGGAAGCGGTCGTCATGGAAACACTACGTTATATCTCCCATGTTCCACTTCTTGTACTTCACGCCAATTCGCAATCCACTACCATTGGTGGATACAGTGTGGAGAAGGACACAGTG ATTATTCCCAACAGCTGGACCATGCATCACAGTGAGAAATACTGGGACGAACCGTTCAGCTTTAAGCCTGAACGTTTCTTGGACGAAGATGGTCAGCTTTTGCCCGCCACAGACCCAGTCAGGAAAAG atTTGCATCATTCGGATTAGGAAAACGAAGTTGCATAGGCGAAGTTTTTGCAAAATCTCGCATCTTTCTCTTCTTGTCTTCGCTGATGCAAATGGCAACTATTGCCGAACCGGAAGGAAAACGTTTACCTGATCTTGATCCCAGGAAAATGATTCCCGGAATTGTCTTACAGCCACAAGAATACGAAGTTCGATTTTTAATGCGCTGA
- the LOC117681976 gene encoding steroid 17-alpha-hydroxylase/17,20 lyase isoform X2 — MLEYLLCVAVISACILIAFQSYTGAKNGPPGPKGYPFFGVIFEVDVFRLHEKLYEWTQQYGDVFQFQMLGKKFLCINSVEVLRETFLQEPCATINAYRSPTFTGKYLLKNYSDVIFASPSSLWEKRRKFVYRLLHTYGEGITSLENQVLQNLIRFKGKIRQNISKDVNPFEIVDEFILSTIETLIIGRSFGKEGPLQPLLKLEEELANRLANPGTDGVLRAFPFLRFLPLPMSSIYHEAKSVHQQLLDKLETLSKEDCEDTGIYHTMKKALKERDENGNAWFNDDNIYGVLFNISGAAYLTTRGTLLSAINILAKRLELQNSLQREVDSVIGRNREPRLSDRKKCPLMEAVVMETLRYISHVPLLVLHANSQSTTIGGYSVEKDTVIIPNSWTMHHSEKYWDEPFSFKPERFLDEDGQLLPATDPVRKRYIMSIINLHHSD, encoded by the exons ATGTTGGAGTACCTGTTGTGCGTGGCGGTTATATCAGCTTGTATTCTTATCGCCTTTCAATCTTACACCGGAGCTAAAAATGGTCCCCCTGGACCCAAAGGATATCCTTTTTTTGGTGTGATCTTTGAAGTCGACGTCTTTAGGTTGCACGAGAAATTGTATGAATGGACACAACAGTATGGGGATGTTTTCCAGTTTCAAATGCTCGGCAAGAAATTTCTCTGTATCAATTCAGTTGAGGTGTTGCGAGAGACTTTTTTGCAAGAACCATGTGCTACAATTAACGCTTATAGGTCCCCGACGTTTACtggaaaatatttattaaaaaattattcagaTGTTATATTCGCATCACCAAGCTCGCTCTGGGAAAAACGAAGAAAATTTGTTTATCGTCTGCTCCATACATACGGAGAGGGAATAACGTCACTTGAAAATCAAGTATTGCAAAATCTGATTcgttttaaaggaaaaatacgtcaaaacatttcaaaagacGTAAATCCATTTGAAATTGTGGATGAATTTATACTAAGTACTATAGAAACGCTG ATCATTGGTCGGAGTTTTGGTAAAGAAGGTCCCTTGCAACCTTTGCTTAAATTGGAGGAGGAATTAGCAAATCGTCTTGCTAATCCAGGAACGGATGGAGTACTGAGGGCTTTCCCCTTCCTACGTTTTCTCCCTCTTCCAATGTCATCAATCTATCATGAAGCTAAAAGCGTACATCAGCAACTTTTGGATAAACTAGAGACCTTATCG AAAGAGGATTGTGAAGACACAGGGATATATCATACCATGAAGAAAGCATTGAAGGAAAGAGATGAAAATGGGAACGCATGGTTCAATGATGATAATATATATGGAgttctttttaatatttcaggAGCAG CATATTTAACAACAAGGGGAACTCTCCTATCCGCCATCAATATCCTTGCAAAAAGATTGGAACTACAGAATTCATTGCAGAGAGAAGTAGACAGTGTCATTGGACGGAACCGGGAACCTAGACTTTCAGACCGGAAGAAGTGTCCACTGATGGAAGCGGTCGTCATGGAAACACTACGTTATATCTCCCATGTTCCACTTCTTGTACTTCACGCCAATTCGCAATCCACTACCATTGGTGGATACAGTGTGGAGAAGGACACAGTG ATTATTCCCAACAGCTGGACCATGCATCACAGTGAGAAATACTGGGACGAACCGTTCAGCTTTAAGCCTGAACGTTTCTTGGACGAAGATGGTCAGCTTTTGCCCGCCACAGACCCAGTCAGGAAAAGGTACATCATGTCAATCATCA atTTGCATCATTCGGATTAG
- the LOC105337485 gene encoding cytochrome P450 1A1 isoform X2, producing the protein MSSVYRELKSIHQRFLDTLEMLSKEDCEKTGIYHTMKEALEERDENGKMWFTDKNISAVLVNITGAAYLTTRGTLLSAIHILAKRSELQKSLQREVDEVIGRGQEPKLSDQKNCPLMGAVVMETLRYISHVPVLILHATSQSTIIGGYYVEKDTVIVPNVWAMHHSEKYWDDPFSFKPERFLDREGQLLPATNPIRKRFAAFGLGKRSCIGEVFAKSRIFLFLSSLMQMATIAEPEGKPLPDLDPRNMVPGAALQPQEYDVRFLLR; encoded by the exons ATGTCATCGGTTTATCGTGAATTGAAAAGCATACATCAGAGATTTTTGGACACTCTCGAGATGTTATCG AAAGAGGACTGTGAAAAAACAGGAATATATCATACTATGAAGGAAGCATTGGAGGAAAGAGATGAAAACGGGAAGATGTGGTTCACTGATAAAAACATTTCTGCAGTACTTGTCAATATCACAGGAgcag CATATTTAACAACAAGGGGAACTCTACTATCTGCCATTCATATCCTTGCAAAAAGATCGGAACTTCAGAAATCCTTGCAGAGAGAAGTGGACGAGGTCATCGGACGGGGCCAGGAGCCAAAACTCTCAGACCAGAAGAATTGTCCACTGATGGGAGCCGTCGTCATGGAAACACTGCGTTACATCTCCCATGTCCCGGTTCTTATACTTCATGCCACTTCACAATCCACAATCATTGGTGGATACTATGTGGAGAAGGACACAGTG ATTGTTCCTAACGTCTGGGCAATGCATCACAGTGAGAAATACTGGGACGACCCATTCAGCTTCAAGCCTGAACGTTTCCTAGACAGAGAGGGTCAGCTATTGCCAGCCACAAACCCAATCAGAAAAAG ATTTGCAGCGTTTGGATTAGGAAAGAGAAGTTGTATAGGCGAAGTTTTTGCAAAATCTCGGATCTTTCTTTTCTTGTCTTCGTTGATGCAAATGGCGACTATTGCAGAACCAGAAGGAAAACCTTTACCTGATCTTGATCCCAGAAATATGGTTCCTGGAGCAGCCTTACAGCCACAAGAATATGATGTTCGATTTTTATTGCGATGA
- the LOC105337485 gene encoding steroid 17-alpha-hydroxylase/17,20 lyase isoform X1, which translates to MLEYVLCMAILTACICFAFQSFTRPTVEPPGPKGYPFFGVIFETDSKTLYKKLYEWTKQYGDIFQFQMLGKNFLSINSIDVLRDTFLQEPGATVSASRPPTFIGKYVLENYADLTFASPSLLWEKRRKFVHRLLHTYGEAKVSLENQVLQNLIHTKEMIRKTISKNVNPSEIVDEFILSTIEVLIIGRSFGKEGPLQPLLKLEHDLVNRLANPGSDALLSAAPFLRILPLPMSSVYRELKSIHQRFLDTLEMLSKEDCEKTGIYHTMKEALEERDENGKMWFTDKNISAVLVNITGAAYLTTRGTLLSAIHILAKRSELQKSLQREVDEVIGRGQEPKLSDQKNCPLMGAVVMETLRYISHVPVLILHATSQSTIIGGYYVEKDTVIVPNVWAMHHSEKYWDDPFSFKPERFLDREGQLLPATNPIRKRFAAFGLGKRSCIGEVFAKSRIFLFLSSLMQMATIAEPEGKPLPDLDPRNMVPGAALQPQEYDVRFLLR; encoded by the exons ATGTTGGAGTACGTGTTGTGCATGGCAATTCTAACAGCTTGTATCTGTTTCGCCTTTCAATCTTTCACACGTCCCACAGTTGAGCCACCTGGACCAAAAGGATATCCCTTTTTTGGTGTGATTTTTGAAACGGATTCCAAAACACTGTACAAGAAACTTTATGAATGGACAAAGCAGTATGGGGATATTTTCCAGTTTCAAATGCTCGGCAAGAATTTTCTCTCTATCAATTCAATTGACGTTTTGCGGGATACATTTTTGCAAGAACCAGGTGCTACAGTAAGCGCCAGCAGACCGCCAACTTTTATCGGGAAATACGTGCTTGAAAACTACGCGGACCTGACATTTGCGTCACCTAGTTTACTTTGGGAAAAACGTAGAAAATTTGTTCATCGTCTGCTCCATACATACGGAGAGGCGAAAGTGTCACTTGAAAATCAAGTATTGCAAAATCTGATTCATACTAAGGAAATGATACGTAAAACCATCTCAAAGAACGTTAATCCATCCGAAATTGTGGATGAATTTATACTGAGTACTATAGAAGTTCTG ATCATTGGTCGAAGTTTTGGCAAAGAGGGACCGTTGCAACCTTTATTAAAATTAGAGCATGATTTAGTAAACCGCCTTGCCAATCCAGGATCGGATGCACTGTTAAGTGCGGCCCCATTCCTCCGTATTCTTCCACTACCAATGTCATCGGTTTATCGTGAATTGAAAAGCATACATCAGAGATTTTTGGACACTCTCGAGATGTTATCG AAAGAGGACTGTGAAAAAACAGGAATATATCATACTATGAAGGAAGCATTGGAGGAAAGAGATGAAAACGGGAAGATGTGGTTCACTGATAAAAACATTTCTGCAGTACTTGTCAATATCACAGGAgcag CATATTTAACAACAAGGGGAACTCTACTATCTGCCATTCATATCCTTGCAAAAAGATCGGAACTTCAGAAATCCTTGCAGAGAGAAGTGGACGAGGTCATCGGACGGGGCCAGGAGCCAAAACTCTCAGACCAGAAGAATTGTCCACTGATGGGAGCCGTCGTCATGGAAACACTGCGTTACATCTCCCATGTCCCGGTTCTTATACTTCATGCCACTTCACAATCCACAATCATTGGTGGATACTATGTGGAGAAGGACACAGTG ATTGTTCCTAACGTCTGGGCAATGCATCACAGTGAGAAATACTGGGACGACCCATTCAGCTTCAAGCCTGAACGTTTCCTAGACAGAGAGGGTCAGCTATTGCCAGCCACAAACCCAATCAGAAAAAG ATTTGCAGCGTTTGGATTAGGAAAGAGAAGTTGTATAGGCGAAGTTTTTGCAAAATCTCGGATCTTTCTTTTCTTGTCTTCGTTGATGCAAATGGCGACTATTGCAGAACCAGAAGGAAAACCTTTACCTGATCTTGATCCCAGAAATATGGTTCCTGGAGCAGCCTTACAGCCACAAGAATATGATGTTCGATTTTTATTGCGATGA